In a single window of the Pseudoxanthomonas sp. F37 genome:
- a CDS encoding SbcC/MukB-like Walker B domain-containing protein → MQLLERVHLVQFFLFEAQTLELDATSAIIAPNGAGKSALLDALQIVLLGGDRSRIRFNAQAGGSHRARTIRDYCLGVFRSGEEGRKRRTATTYISLVFRDTDTGQVLTAGIALGASVDEPDHRLHGLYLLPGVALDLADHVEQVKGKELPLAWPTFREMALRRCKAAGGAPELHTVAERFVKDLLLRLRASPTANPDINAYRKAFLNALNLQRVEDVDLFVRTLVAEDRPTDIARFRALLESFRQIRDRIEQVRQRIEAAEGVERQYDRIATQAVRAASYRALAAEYARDLYGEQLERAEGAVTTAEDALADTRRRLVDARAERDTLRDEQARANARLQGSSGYGEQAQLDELAGRDRERLAQLNKELLREIGFVRDTFRQLDALALAGAGTGAVDAASAEWEAWHAALSALADGEALPWTPEDLFARARQALRAATPLREQVDQHARQLHAAHDKARDALLAARQNQKRLAAGQAELHADTVRLMSYLREAGIDARPVCDLVRVADAAWQPAIEAYLRSNVEALLIPAADEERAVKLYRSLSGGRSVYGVKLALSSQARDGRGKEATAGSVAALLEGMNADALAFLRRQLGELRCVETEAELVRSRHGLTRDGLLARGGSIERLRLPAAGELRIGASDNRARLRVLHEEIEKAERDVREIEPLLRRADDSQRSLARLADADAVAQALHERAIEHRQVAGRYRTAQESRLAALDPDLLRLSEAVRALAAQLGECETRTDALVGQEAVAVADLDRSRRLLAGLREQEERVARRAVEAFKDPDVDPNLIERHRDELDAKLESLEERGATCERRAEESDRQLAKLLPEAWSALAQYARDHSLEVDLDANAWRPALALLRRELTQLRDTDLVRYEGEARQAYDTAVDTFRAGVAAALNDNFIRLRQQIATLNRTLRSSPPFSNNERYQFHYEVVPEFRELERFIRRAVDAGGEDTLFGTVGEVPAAFRELIEDGAAARTATSPLDDYRRFFRFEVQIRQDDNVIGTLSERMRSGSGGEHRAPLYVIAGAALAAAYGKSEAHPGGMGLILLDEFGDKIDAQNARATTNYLRSLGLQLVLAAPDTAQGTLSGVLDSYIELFRDGDLLQAERIEVQAAARALLLSDQFDLHPELLAEETARIERQQAPA, encoded by the coding sequence ATGCAGCTGCTTGAGCGCGTGCACCTGGTGCAGTTCTTCCTGTTCGAGGCGCAGACCCTGGAACTGGACGCCACCAGCGCCATCATCGCGCCCAATGGCGCGGGCAAGAGTGCGCTGCTGGATGCGCTGCAGATCGTGCTGCTGGGCGGCGACCGCAGTCGCATCCGCTTCAACGCGCAGGCCGGCGGCAGCCATCGTGCCCGCACCATCCGCGACTACTGCCTGGGCGTGTTCCGCAGCGGCGAGGAAGGACGCAAGCGGCGCACCGCCACCACCTACATCTCGCTGGTGTTCCGCGATACCGATACCGGCCAGGTCCTGACCGCCGGCATCGCGCTGGGCGCCTCGGTGGACGAGCCCGACCACCGGTTGCATGGGCTGTACCTGCTGCCGGGCGTGGCGCTGGACCTGGCCGACCACGTGGAACAGGTCAAGGGCAAGGAACTGCCGCTGGCCTGGCCGACCTTCCGCGAGATGGCGCTGCGCCGCTGCAAGGCGGCCGGCGGTGCGCCCGAGCTGCACACCGTGGCCGAGCGCTTCGTCAAGGACCTGCTGCTGCGCCTGCGCGCCTCGCCCACCGCCAATCCCGACATCAACGCCTACCGCAAGGCCTTCCTCAACGCACTCAACCTGCAGCGCGTGGAGGATGTGGACCTGTTCGTGCGCACGCTGGTCGCCGAGGACCGCCCCACCGATATCGCCCGCTTCCGCGCCCTGCTGGAAAGCTTCCGCCAGATCCGCGACCGCATCGAACAGGTGCGCCAGCGCATCGAGGCCGCCGAAGGCGTCGAGCGGCAGTACGACCGCATCGCCACCCAGGCCGTGCGTGCCGCTTCCTACCGTGCCCTGGCCGCCGAATACGCGCGGGACCTGTACGGCGAACAACTGGAACGGGCCGAAGGCGCAGTCACCACGGCGGAGGACGCACTGGCGGACACCCGCCGCCGCCTGGTCGATGCGCGCGCCGAGCGCGACACGCTGCGCGATGAGCAGGCGCGCGCCAACGCCCGCCTGCAGGGAAGCAGCGGCTATGGCGAACAGGCGCAGCTGGACGAACTGGCCGGCCGCGACCGCGAACGCCTGGCCCAGTTGAACAAGGAACTGTTGCGCGAGATCGGCTTCGTGCGCGACACGTTCCGCCAGCTCGACGCGCTCGCCCTCGCCGGCGCCGGGACGGGCGCCGTGGATGCCGCATCCGCCGAATGGGAGGCCTGGCACGCGGCGCTGTCGGCGCTGGCGGACGGGGAGGCCTTGCCGTGGACGCCGGAAGACCTGTTCGCGCGTGCGCGCCAGGCACTCCGCGCGGCCACGCCGCTGCGCGAACAGGTCGACCAGCACGCCCGCCAGTTGCATGCCGCCCACGACAAGGCACGCGATGCCCTGCTGGCCGCGCGGCAGAACCAGAAGCGCCTGGCCGCCGGCCAGGCGGAACTGCACGCCGATACCGTGCGCCTGATGAGCTACCTGCGCGAGGCAGGCATCGATGCCCGCCCGGTCTGCGATCTGGTGCGGGTCGCCGATGCCGCATGGCAGCCCGCCATCGAGGCATACCTGCGCAGCAACGTCGAGGCGCTGCTGATTCCCGCCGCCGACGAAGAGCGCGCGGTCAAGCTGTATCGCAGCCTGTCCGGCGGGCGCTCGGTCTATGGCGTGAAACTGGCCCTGTCCAGCCAGGCGCGCGATGGGCGCGGCAAGGAAGCCACGGCCGGCAGCGTCGCCGCGCTGCTGGAGGGCATGAATGCCGACGCACTGGCATTCCTGCGCCGGCAGCTGGGCGAGCTCCGCTGCGTGGAGACCGAAGCCGAACTGGTGCGCAGTCGCCACGGCCTGACCCGCGACGGCCTGCTGGCGCGTGGCGGCAGCATCGAGCGCCTGCGCCTGCCCGCCGCGGGCGAGCTGCGCATCGGCGCGTCCGACAACCGGGCCCGCCTGCGGGTGCTGCACGAAGAGATCGAAAAGGCCGAACGCGACGTGCGCGAGATCGAGCCCCTGCTGCGCCGCGCCGACGACAGCCAGCGCAGCCTGGCGCGGCTGGCCGATGCCGATGCGGTGGCGCAGGCGCTGCACGAGCGCGCGATCGAGCACCGCCAGGTCGCAGGACGCTACCGCACCGCGCAGGAAAGCCGCCTCGCCGCGCTGGACCCCGACCTGCTGCGCCTGTCCGAGGCGGTGCGCGCGCTCGCCGCGCAACTGGGCGAGTGCGAGACGCGTACCGACGCCCTGGTCGGGCAGGAAGCGGTCGCCGTCGCCGACCTGGACCGCAGCCGCCGCCTGCTCGCCGGCCTGCGCGAACAGGAGGAACGGGTGGCGCGGCGCGCCGTGGAGGCCTTCAAGGACCCCGATGTCGATCCCAACCTGATCGAACGGCACCGCGACGAGCTGGACGCGAAGCTCGAGTCGCTGGAGGAGCGCGGCGCCACCTGCGAGCGACGCGCCGAGGAGAGCGACCGGCAGCTCGCCAAGCTGCTGCCGGAAGCCTGGAGCGCGCTGGCCCAGTACGCACGCGACCACAGCCTGGAGGTGGACCTCGACGCCAACGCCTGGCGACCGGCGCTGGCGCTGCTGCGACGCGAACTGACCCAGCTGCGCGACACCGACCTGGTGCGCTACGAAGGCGAGGCGCGCCAGGCCTACGACACCGCCGTGGACACTTTCCGCGCCGGCGTCGCCGCCGCGCTCAACGACAACTTCATCCGCCTGCGCCAGCAGATCGCCACGCTCAACCGCACCCTGCGCAGCAGCCCGCCCTTCTCCAACAACGAGCGCTACCAGTTCCATTACGAAGTGGTCCCCGAGTTCCGCGAGCTGGAACGCTTCATCCGGCGCGCCGTGGATGCCGGTGGCGAGGACACGCTGTTCGGTACGGTCGGGGAAGTACCGGCGGCGTTCCGCGAGCTGATCGAGGACGGTGCCGCGGCGCGTACCGCCACCTCGCCGCTGGACGACTATCGCCGCTTCTTCCGCTTCGAAGTGCAGATCCGCCAGGACGACAACGTGATCGGCACGCTCAGCGAGCGCATGCGCTCGGGCTCCGGCGGCGAGCACCGCGCGCCGCTGTACGTGATCGCAGGCGCCGCGCTGGCGGCGGCCTACGGCAAGAGCGAGGCGCATCCGGGCGGCATGGGACTGATCCTGCTGGACGAATTCGGCGACAAGATCGACGCGCAGAACGCACGCGCCACCACCAACTACCTGCGCTCGCTGGGCCTGCAGCTGGTGCTGGCCGCGCCGGATACCGCGCAGGGCACGTTGAGCGGCGTGCTGGACAGCTACATCGAACTGTTCCGCGATGGCGACCTGCTGCAGGCCGAGCGCATCGAGGTGCAGGCGGCGGCACGCGCCCTGCTGCTGTCCGACCAGTTCGACCTGCATCCGGAACTGCTGGCCGAGGAGACCGCCCGCATCGAAAGGCAGCAGGCGCCGGCGTGA
- a CDS encoding DUF4194 domain-containing protein, translating to MKRSWNTLSQLSNGVYAVQDFERAAYRLVVEQVLYAGDRSTRLAYHLVEDHFDDFIAALAPLGIRLERNPHYRYVVALPAHAEGVPVTLAETLLLLVLRQRYDEAMRQGMVEDEGVVTVELPELQEAYQALAGRPMPDVGTLRELARTLKRWGTCRLVESEPDDPQPFHLHVRPAIVEIVGEQWLQRLDQHNRDDGADAADNDDVMEDGDAAA from the coding sequence ATGAAACGCAGCTGGAACACGCTCAGCCAACTCTCCAACGGCGTCTACGCCGTGCAGGACTTCGAACGCGCCGCCTACCGGCTGGTGGTGGAGCAGGTGCTGTACGCAGGCGACCGCAGCACGCGCCTGGCCTACCACCTGGTGGAGGACCACTTCGACGATTTCATCGCCGCGCTGGCGCCGCTCGGCATCCGCCTGGAACGCAACCCCCACTACCGCTACGTGGTGGCGCTGCCCGCCCACGCCGAGGGCGTGCCCGTGACCCTGGCCGAAACGCTGTTGCTGCTGGTGCTGCGGCAGCGCTACGACGAAGCGATGCGGCAGGGCATGGTGGAGGACGAGGGCGTGGTCACCGTGGAACTGCCCGAGTTGCAGGAGGCCTACCAGGCCCTGGCGGGCCGGCCGATGCCCGATGTCGGCACCCTGCGCGAACTGGCCCGCACGCTGAAACGCTGGGGCACGTGCCGGCTGGTGGAGTCGGAACCGGACGATCCCCAGCCGTTCCACCTGCATGTGCGGCCCGCCATCGTCGAGATCGTCGGCGAACAGTGGCTGCAACGGCTCGACCAGCACAACCGCGACGACGGTGCCGACGCGGCCGACAACGACGACGTCATGGAGGACGGCGATGCAGCTGCTTGA